The following proteins are encoded in a genomic region of Sparus aurata chromosome 23, fSpaAur1.1, whole genome shotgun sequence:
- the mapk8ip3 gene encoding C-Jun-amino-terminal kinase-interacting protein 3 isoform X18 gives MMELQIDEVVYQDDYGSGSVMSERVSGLANSIYREFERLIRSYDEEVVKELMPLVVNVLENLDAVLTENQEHEVELELLKEDNEQLITQYEREKALRKQAEEKFIEFEDALEAEKKDLQVQVEFLELQGKQLELKTKNYSDQITRLEERESDMKKEYNALHQRHTEMIQTYVEHIERSKMQQAGSNSQPEGPGCGRTHRHTWRKSKAERPPSLSLYPNVEGMEDGSESDSVAATPSSTGSKSNTPTSSVPSATVTPINEGFNPNAEFDAMRPGNRRKSAKRLSRNMEVQVCQETRNVSIGMGSSDEWSEFQEIIDSTPELDMCVDPRVYGGGNSPSQGIVNEAFGINTDSLYHEIKDAKSDIIGDVDAGAELLGEFSVRDDFFGMGKEVENLLTENKQLLETKNALNIVKNDLIAKVDELSGEQEVLREELEAVRQSKNKVDARVKELEEELKRLRAEALGASRDSKDEGGDDFSSPMQDGDMTMTQRRRFTRVEMARVLMERNQYKERLMELQEAVRWTEMIRASRESPPIQEKKKSTIWQFFARLFSTSSSPPPVKRPYYSVNIHYKSPSPAGFSQRRSHTMCQISTSNRTLEFFPEDDSALLARREQRREQYRQVREHMRRDDGIMQACGWSVPSRLKQTGGQPDSAQDSPLKRQQPTNEKEDNRMKNVPVPVYCRPLVEKDPNRKLWCAAGVDLTGWRASSQESVPAKAPSGSSDPLHAEEDGAGRKSSHSSPEKRKSKELQETDTMSSRVWILTSTHSASKVVIIDANQPGSLVDQFNVCNAHVLCISSVPAASESDYPAGEIVLDPGDGGAGGGDDTGSVEGMLAGITLVGCATNCSVARSNCSSRTDTPIMDKGQAPTAPPMNGKIHPAQSAEEATEATEVPESTAGQTELGPPGPFTEHVFTDPQPRPADASDRSTGQSKEESSHPTDSEDGGEDTKNYTSVAPTMWLGAQNGWLYVHSAVGNWKKCLHSIKLKDSVLSLVHVKGRVLVALADGTLAIFHRSEDGQWDLSNYHLMDLGRPHHSIRCMAVVHDKVWCGYKNKIHVIQPKSMQIEKSFDAHPRRESQVRQLAWIGDGVWVSIRLDSTLRLYHAHTHQHLQDVDIEPYVSKMLGTGKLGFSFVRITALLIGGNRLWVGTGNGVIISIPLTETVVLHRGQLLGVRANKVSPTSSSGVIHVYGDDGSEKSTGSFIPYCSMAQAQLCFHGHRDAVKFFVSVPGNVLATLNGSVLDSPSEGQGSTAPQETEAQSVHNVLVLSGGEGYIDFRIGDGEDDETEEGESAVATQMKPAVCKAERSHIIVWQVSYIPE, from the exons AAATTCATTGAATTCGAGGATGCGTTGGAAGCGGAGAAGAAGGACCTGCAGGTGCAGGTAGAGTTCCTGGAGCTGCAGGGGAAACAGCTGGAGCTCAAGACAAAGAACTATTCTGACCAGA tcaCTCGGTTGGAGGAGCGAGAATCCGACATGAAGAAAGAATACAACGCTCTCCACCAGCGTCACACTGAG ATGATTCAGACGTACGTCGAGCACATAGAGCGATCCAAAATGCAGCAGGCAGGGAGCAACAGCCAACCAGAAGGCCCCGGCTGTGGACGAAC TCATCGCCACACATGGAGGAAAAG CAAAGCGGAGCGCCCGCCGTCATTGAGCCTCTACCCCAACGTCGAGGGCATG GAGGATGGATCGGAGTCCGACTCAGTGGCGGCCACACCCAGCAGCACAGGGAGCAAGTCCAACACACCCACTTCCTCCGTCCCCTCCGCCACAGTCACCCCCATCAACGAGGGCTTCAACCCGAACGCCGAGTTTGATGCCATGCGGCCCGGGAACCGCAGGAAAAGTGCCAAGCGGCTCAGCCGGAATATGGAGGTGCAGGTTTGCCAGGAGACCAGGAATGTCAGCATTG GAATGGGAAGCAGTGATGAGTGGTCAGAGTTTCAGGAGATCATCGATTCTACTCCTGAGCTGGACATGTGTGTGGACCCCCGAGTGTATGGAGGAGGAAACAG CCCCTCGCAGGGCATAGTGAACGAGGCCTTTGGCATCAACACCGACTCTCTCTACCACGAGATCAAAGACGCCAAGTCAGACATCATTGGAGATGTGGATGCAGGTGCCGAGCTGCTAG GCGAGTTTTCAG TCCGCGATGATTTCTTCG GGATGGGCAAAGAGGTGGAGAACCTGCTGACAGAGAACAAACAGCTCCTAGAGACCAA AAATGCTCTCAACATTGTGAAAAACGACCTCATTGCCAAAGTGGACGAGCTGTCGGGGGAGCAGGAGGTGCTGCGGGAGGAGCTGGAGGCTGTGAGGCAGTCCAAGAACAAGGTGGACGCCAGAGTcaaggagctggaggaagagcTCAAGAG GTTACGAGCAGAGGCTCTCGGTGCATCTCGGGACTCTAAGGACGAAGGAGGAGATGAT TTTTCATCACCCATGCAGGACGGCGACATGACAATGACGCAGCGGCGGCGGTTCACCCGGGTGGAGATGGCCCGAGTGCTGATGGAGAGGAATCAGTACAAAGAGAGACTGATGGAGCTGCAGGAGGCCGTCCGGTGGACAGAAATGATCAG gGCATCCCGAGAGAGTCCTCCAAtccaagagaagaagaagtccaCCATCTGGCAGTT CTTTGCACGCCTCTTCAGCACATCGTCCAGCCCACCGCCTGTCAAGCGGCCGTACTACAGCGTCAACATCCACTACAAGTCTCCCTCGCCGGCCGGTTTCTCCCAGCGACGCAGCCACACCATGTGTCAGATCTCCACCTCTAATCGCACACTGGAGTTCTTCCCTGaaga TGACTCGGCACTGTTGGCCCGCCGAGAGCAGCGGCGTGAACAGTACCGGCAGGTCCGCGAGCACATGCGCCGTGATGACGGCATCATGCAGGCCTGTGGCTGGAGCGTGCCGTCTCGCTTAaaacag ACTGGAGGTCAGCCGGACAGCGCTCAGGACAGCCCGCTGAAGAGACAACAG CCCACTAACGAGAAGGAGGACAACCGCATGAAGAATGTGCCCGTCCCGGTGTACTGCcgtcctctggtggagaagGACCCCAACAGGAAG TTGTGGTGTGCGGCTGGGGTGGACCTGACAGGATGGAGAGCCAGCAGCCAGGAGTCGGTACCGGCCAAAGCACCGTCAGGCAGCAGTGACCCCCTGCACGCCGAGGAGGACGGGGCGGGCAGGAAGAGCAGCCACAGCTCCCCAGAGAAGAGGAAG TCGAAGGAGCTCCAGGAAACAGACACGATGAGCAGCCGAGTGTGGATCCTCACCAGCACCCACTCTGCCAGCAAGGTGGTCATCATCGACGCCAACCAGCCAGGCTCACTGGTTGACCAGTTCAACGTCTGCAACGCCCACGTGCTCTGCATCTCCAGCGTGCCAG CGGCCAGTGAGAGCGACTATCCAGCAGGAGAGATCGTGTTGGATCCAGGTGACGGTGGGGCAGGTGGAGGCGACGACACGGGCAGCGTGGAGGGCATGTTGGCTGGTATCACTCTCGTCGGCTGTGCCACCAACTGCAGCGTTGCCCGTAGCAACTGCTCCTCACGTACCGACACGCCCATAATGGACAAAGGACAAG CCCCCACTGCTCCCCCAATGAACGGGAAGATTCACCCTGCCCAGTCGGCTGAGGAGGCCACAGAGGCCACAGAGGTTCCCGAATCGACGGCAGGCCAAACGGAGCTGGGACCTCCGGGACCGTTTACAGAGCACGTCTTCACCGATCCCCAGCCTCGTCCAGCAGACGCCTCTGACAG GAGCACAGGTCAGTCCAAAGAGGAATCTTCTCACCCTACAGACTCAGAGGACGGCGGCGAAGATACCAAGAACTACACCAGCGTGGCCCCCACTATGTGGCTCGGGGCTCAGAACGGCTG GCTCTACGTCCACTCAGCGGTTGGAAACTGGAAGAAGTGTCTCCACTCCATCAAACTCAAAGACTCTGTGCTCAGCCTGGT GCATGTGAAAGGTCGTGTGCTGGTCGCCCTCGCTGACGGGACCCTCGCCATATTCCACAGATCAGAAG ACGGCCAGTGGGATTTGTCTAACTATCACCTAATGGACCTTGGCCGACCTCATCACTCCATCCGCTGCATGGCTGTGGTCCACGATAAAGTCTGGTGCGGCTACAAGAACAAGATCCACGTCATCCAGCCTAAGAGCATGCAGATCGAG AAGTCCTTCGATGCCCATCCCCGCAGGGAGAGTCAGGTGCGGCAGCTGGCGTGGATCGGCGACGGTGTGTGGGTGTCAATCCGGCTAGACTCGACCCTGCGGCTctaccacgcacacacacaccagcacctCCAGGATGTGGACATTGAACCATACGTCAGCAAGATGCTGG GCACCGGCAAGCTGGGCTTCTCTTTTGTGCGTATCACAGCACTTCTGATTGGCGGAAATCGTCTCTGGGTCGGAACCGGAAACGGTGTCATCATCTCCATCCCACTGACAGAGA CGGTGGTCCTTCACCGGGGACAGCTCCTTGGTGTGAGGG CCAACAAGGTGTCTCCTACATCGTCCAGTGGAGTGATTCACGTGTACGGTGACGACGGCTCTGAGAAGAGCACCGGCAGCTTCATCCCCTACTGCTCCATGGCACAGGCCCAGCTCTGCTTCCATGGACACCGTGATGCTGTCAAGTTCTTCGTCTCTGTCCCCG gcaATGTTCTGGCCACCCTGAATGGCAGCGTGCTGGACAGTCCGTCAGAGGGTCAGGGCTCAACAGCTCCACAAGAGACGGAGGCCCAGAGTGTTCATAACGTGTTGGTGCTGAGTGGAGGAGAGGGCTACATTGACTTCCGCATAG GAGATGGAGAGGACGATGAGAcggaggaaggagagagcgcCGTAGCTACGCAAATGAAACCTGCTGTGTGCAAAGCCGAGCGGAGCCACATCATCGTCTGGCAGGTGTCTTACATACCCGAGTGA
- the mapk8ip3 gene encoding C-Jun-amino-terminal kinase-interacting protein 3 isoform X2, producing the protein MMELQIDEVVYQDDYGSGSVMSERVSGLANSIYREFERLIRSYDEEVVKELMPLVVNVLENLDAVLTENQEHEVELELLKEDNEQLITQYEREKALRKQAEEKFIEFEDALEAEKKDLQVQVEFLELQGKQLELKTKNYSDQITRLEERESDMKKEYNALHQRHTEMIQTYVEHIERSKMQQAGSNSQPEGPGCGRTHRHTWRKSKAERPPSLSLYPNVEGMVRGGLGGARMMPGKDIWQVSELGQSTFCSAYQEDGSESDSVAATPSSTGSKSNTPTSSVPSATVTPINEGFNPNAEFDAMRPGNRRKSAKRLSRNMEVQVCQETRNVSIGMGSSDEWSEFQEIIDSTPELDMCVDPRVYGGGNSPSQGIVNEAFGINTDSLYHEIKDAKSDIIGDVDAGAELLGEFSVRDDFFGMGKEVENLLTENKQLLETKNALNIVKNDLIAKVDELSGEQEVLREELEAVRQSKNKVDARVKELEEELKRLRAEALGASRDSKDEGGDDFSSPMQDGDMTMTQRRRFTRVEMARVLMERNQYKERLMELQEAVRWTEMIRASRESPPIQEKKKSTIWQFFARLFSTSSSPPPVKRPYYSVNIHYKSPSPAGFSQRRSHTMCQISTSNRTLEFFPEELASNGVASLLSDSALLARREQRREQYRQVREHMRRDDGIMQACGWSVPSRLKQTGGQPDSAQDSPLKRQQPTNEKEDNRMKNVPVPVYCRPLVEKDPNRKLWCAAGVDLTGWRASSQESVPAKAPSGSSDPLHAEEDGAGRKSSHSSPEKRKSKELQETDTMSSRVWILTSTHSASKVVIIDANQPGSLVDQFNVCNAHVLCISSVPAASESDYPAGEIVLDPGDGGAGGGDDTGSVEGMLAGITLVGCATNCSVARSNCSSRTDTPIMDKGQAPTAPPMNGKIHPAQSAEEATEATEVPESTAGQTELGPPGPFTEHVFTDPQPRPADASDRSTGQSKEESSHPTDSEDGGEDTKNYTSVAPTMWLGAQNGWLYVHSAVGNWKKCLHSIKLKDSVLSLVHVKGRVLVALADGTLAIFHRSEDGQWDLSNYHLMDLGRPHHSIRCMAVVHDKVWCGYKNKIHVIQPKSMQIEKSFDAHPRRESQVRQLAWIGDGVWVSIRLDSTLRLYHAHTHQHLQDVDIEPYVSKMLGTGKLGFSFVRITALLIGGNRLWVGTGNGVIISIPLTETVVLHRGQLLGVRANKVSPTSSSGVIHVYGDDGSEKSTGSFIPYCSMAQAQLCFHGHRDAVKFFVSVPGNVLATLNGSVLDSPSEGQGSTAPQETEAQSVHNVLVLSGGEGYIDFRIGDGEDDETEEGESAVATQMKPAVCKAERSHIIVWQVSYIPE; encoded by the exons AAATTCATTGAATTCGAGGATGCGTTGGAAGCGGAGAAGAAGGACCTGCAGGTGCAGGTAGAGTTCCTGGAGCTGCAGGGGAAACAGCTGGAGCTCAAGACAAAGAACTATTCTGACCAGA tcaCTCGGTTGGAGGAGCGAGAATCCGACATGAAGAAAGAATACAACGCTCTCCACCAGCGTCACACTGAG ATGATTCAGACGTACGTCGAGCACATAGAGCGATCCAAAATGCAGCAGGCAGGGAGCAACAGCCAACCAGAAGGCCCCGGCTGTGGACGAAC TCATCGCCACACATGGAGGAAAAG CAAAGCGGAGCGCCCGCCGTCATTGAGCCTCTACCCCAACGTCGAGGGCATGGTACGTGGGGGTCTCGGGGGGGCTAGGATGATGCCGGGGAAGGACATCTGGCAGGTCAGCGAGCTCGGCCAGTCTACCTTCTGCTCCGCCTATCAG GAGGATGGATCGGAGTCCGACTCAGTGGCGGCCACACCCAGCAGCACAGGGAGCAAGTCCAACACACCCACTTCCTCCGTCCCCTCCGCCACAGTCACCCCCATCAACGAGGGCTTCAACCCGAACGCCGAGTTTGATGCCATGCGGCCCGGGAACCGCAGGAAAAGTGCCAAGCGGCTCAGCCGGAATATGGAGGTGCAGGTTTGCCAGGAGACCAGGAATGTCAGCATTG GAATGGGAAGCAGTGATGAGTGGTCAGAGTTTCAGGAGATCATCGATTCTACTCCTGAGCTGGACATGTGTGTGGACCCCCGAGTGTATGGAGGAGGAAACAG CCCCTCGCAGGGCATAGTGAACGAGGCCTTTGGCATCAACACCGACTCTCTCTACCACGAGATCAAAGACGCCAAGTCAGACATCATTGGAGATGTGGATGCAGGTGCCGAGCTGCTAG GCGAGTTTTCAG TCCGCGATGATTTCTTCG GGATGGGCAAAGAGGTGGAGAACCTGCTGACAGAGAACAAACAGCTCCTAGAGACCAA AAATGCTCTCAACATTGTGAAAAACGACCTCATTGCCAAAGTGGACGAGCTGTCGGGGGAGCAGGAGGTGCTGCGGGAGGAGCTGGAGGCTGTGAGGCAGTCCAAGAACAAGGTGGACGCCAGAGTcaaggagctggaggaagagcTCAAGAG GTTACGAGCAGAGGCTCTCGGTGCATCTCGGGACTCTAAGGACGAAGGAGGAGATGAT TTTTCATCACCCATGCAGGACGGCGACATGACAATGACGCAGCGGCGGCGGTTCACCCGGGTGGAGATGGCCCGAGTGCTGATGGAGAGGAATCAGTACAAAGAGAGACTGATGGAGCTGCAGGAGGCCGTCCGGTGGACAGAAATGATCAG gGCATCCCGAGAGAGTCCTCCAAtccaagagaagaagaagtccaCCATCTGGCAGTT CTTTGCACGCCTCTTCAGCACATCGTCCAGCCCACCGCCTGTCAAGCGGCCGTACTACAGCGTCAACATCCACTACAAGTCTCCCTCGCCGGCCGGTTTCTCCCAGCGACGCAGCCACACCATGTGTCAGATCTCCACCTCTAATCGCACACTGGAGTTCTTCCCTGaaga ACTGGCCAGTAACGGTGTTGCGTCTCTCCTCAGTGACTCGGCACTGTTGGCCCGCCGAGAGCAGCGGCGTGAACAGTACCGGCAGGTCCGCGAGCACATGCGCCGTGATGACGGCATCATGCAGGCCTGTGGCTGGAGCGTGCCGTCTCGCTTAaaacag ACTGGAGGTCAGCCGGACAGCGCTCAGGACAGCCCGCTGAAGAGACAACAG CCCACTAACGAGAAGGAGGACAACCGCATGAAGAATGTGCCCGTCCCGGTGTACTGCcgtcctctggtggagaagGACCCCAACAGGAAG TTGTGGTGTGCGGCTGGGGTGGACCTGACAGGATGGAGAGCCAGCAGCCAGGAGTCGGTACCGGCCAAAGCACCGTCAGGCAGCAGTGACCCCCTGCACGCCGAGGAGGACGGGGCGGGCAGGAAGAGCAGCCACAGCTCCCCAGAGAAGAGGAAG TCGAAGGAGCTCCAGGAAACAGACACGATGAGCAGCCGAGTGTGGATCCTCACCAGCACCCACTCTGCCAGCAAGGTGGTCATCATCGACGCCAACCAGCCAGGCTCACTGGTTGACCAGTTCAACGTCTGCAACGCCCACGTGCTCTGCATCTCCAGCGTGCCAG CGGCCAGTGAGAGCGACTATCCAGCAGGAGAGATCGTGTTGGATCCAGGTGACGGTGGGGCAGGTGGAGGCGACGACACGGGCAGCGTGGAGGGCATGTTGGCTGGTATCACTCTCGTCGGCTGTGCCACCAACTGCAGCGTTGCCCGTAGCAACTGCTCCTCACGTACCGACACGCCCATAATGGACAAAGGACAAG CCCCCACTGCTCCCCCAATGAACGGGAAGATTCACCCTGCCCAGTCGGCTGAGGAGGCCACAGAGGCCACAGAGGTTCCCGAATCGACGGCAGGCCAAACGGAGCTGGGACCTCCGGGACCGTTTACAGAGCACGTCTTCACCGATCCCCAGCCTCGTCCAGCAGACGCCTCTGACAG GAGCACAGGTCAGTCCAAAGAGGAATCTTCTCACCCTACAGACTCAGAGGACGGCGGCGAAGATACCAAGAACTACACCAGCGTGGCCCCCACTATGTGGCTCGGGGCTCAGAACGGCTG GCTCTACGTCCACTCAGCGGTTGGAAACTGGAAGAAGTGTCTCCACTCCATCAAACTCAAAGACTCTGTGCTCAGCCTGGT GCATGTGAAAGGTCGTGTGCTGGTCGCCCTCGCTGACGGGACCCTCGCCATATTCCACAGATCAGAAG ACGGCCAGTGGGATTTGTCTAACTATCACCTAATGGACCTTGGCCGACCTCATCACTCCATCCGCTGCATGGCTGTGGTCCACGATAAAGTCTGGTGCGGCTACAAGAACAAGATCCACGTCATCCAGCCTAAGAGCATGCAGATCGAG AAGTCCTTCGATGCCCATCCCCGCAGGGAGAGTCAGGTGCGGCAGCTGGCGTGGATCGGCGACGGTGTGTGGGTGTCAATCCGGCTAGACTCGACCCTGCGGCTctaccacgcacacacacaccagcacctCCAGGATGTGGACATTGAACCATACGTCAGCAAGATGCTGG GCACCGGCAAGCTGGGCTTCTCTTTTGTGCGTATCACAGCACTTCTGATTGGCGGAAATCGTCTCTGGGTCGGAACCGGAAACGGTGTCATCATCTCCATCCCACTGACAGAGA CGGTGGTCCTTCACCGGGGACAGCTCCTTGGTGTGAGGG CCAACAAGGTGTCTCCTACATCGTCCAGTGGAGTGATTCACGTGTACGGTGACGACGGCTCTGAGAAGAGCACCGGCAGCTTCATCCCCTACTGCTCCATGGCACAGGCCCAGCTCTGCTTCCATGGACACCGTGATGCTGTCAAGTTCTTCGTCTCTGTCCCCG gcaATGTTCTGGCCACCCTGAATGGCAGCGTGCTGGACAGTCCGTCAGAGGGTCAGGGCTCAACAGCTCCACAAGAGACGGAGGCCCAGAGTGTTCATAACGTGTTGGTGCTGAGTGGAGGAGAGGGCTACATTGACTTCCGCATAG GAGATGGAGAGGACGATGAGAcggaggaaggagagagcgcCGTAGCTACGCAAATGAAACCTGCTGTGTGCAAAGCCGAGCGGAGCCACATCATCGTCTGGCAGGTGTCTTACATACCCGAGTGA
- the mapk8ip3 gene encoding C-Jun-amino-terminal kinase-interacting protein 3 isoform X19, which yields MSPLNIKEDGSESDSVAATPSSTGSKSNTPTSSVPSATVTPINEGFNPNAEFDAMRPGNRRKSAKRLSRNMEVQVCQETRNVSIGMGSSDEWSEFQEIIDSTPELDMCVDPRVYGGGNSPSQGIVNEAFGINTDSLYHEIKDAKSDIIGDVDAGAELLGEFSVRDDFFGMGKEVENLLTENKQLLETKNALNIVKNDLIAKVDELSGEQEVLREELEAVRQSKNKVDARVKELEEELKRLRAEALGASRDSKDEGGDDFSSPMQDGDMTMTQRRRFTRVEMARVLMERNQYKERLMELQEAVRWTEMIRASRESPPIQEKKKSTIWQFFARLFSTSSSPPPVKRPYYSVNIHYKSPSPAGFSQRRSHTMCQISTSNRTLEFFPEELASNGVASLLSDSALLARREQRREQYRQVREHMRRDDGIMQACGWSVPSRLKQTGGQPDSAQDSPLKRQQPTNEKEDNRMKNVPVPVYCRPLVEKDPNRKLWCAAGVDLTGWRASSQESVPAKAPSGSSDPLHAEEDGAGRKSSHSSPEKRKSKELQETDTMSSRVWILTSTHSASKVVIIDANQPGSLVDQFNVCNAHVLCISSVPAASESDYPAGEIVLDPGDGGAGGGDDTGSVEGMLAGITLVGCATNCSVARSNCSSRTDTPIMDKGQAPTAPPMNGKIHPAQSAEEATEATEVPESTAGQTELGPPGPFTEHVFTDPQPRPADASDRSTGQSKEESSHPTDSEDGGEDTKNYTSVAPTMWLGAQNGWLYVHSAVGNWKKCLHSIKLKDSVLSLVHVKGRVLVALADGTLAIFHRSEDGQWDLSNYHLMDLGRPHHSIRCMAVVHDKVWCGYKNKIHVIQPKSMQIEKSFDAHPRRESQVRQLAWIGDGVWVSIRLDSTLRLYHAHTHQHLQDVDIEPYVSKMLGTGKLGFSFVRITALLIGGNRLWVGTGNGVIISIPLTETVVLHRGQLLGVRANKVSPTSSSGVIHVYGDDGSEKSTGSFIPYCSMAQAQLCFHGHRDAVKFFVSVPGNVLATLNGSVLDSPSEGQGSTAPQETEAQSVHNVLVLSGGEGYIDFRIGDGEDDETEEGESAVATQMKPAVCKAERSHIIVWQVSYIPE from the exons ATGTCACCACTGAACATTAAGGAGGATGGATCGGAGTCCGACTCAGTGGCGGCCACACCCAGCAGCACAGGGAGCAAGTCCAACACACCCACTTCCTCCGTCCCCTCCGCCACAGTCACCCCCATCAACGAGGGCTTCAACCCGAACGCCGAGTTTGATGCCATGCGGCCCGGGAACCGCAGGAAAAGTGCCAAGCGGCTCAGCCGGAATATGGAGGTGCAGGTTTGCCAGGAGACCAGGAATGTCAGCATTG GAATGGGAAGCAGTGATGAGTGGTCAGAGTTTCAGGAGATCATCGATTCTACTCCTGAGCTGGACATGTGTGTGGACCCCCGAGTGTATGGAGGAGGAAACAG CCCCTCGCAGGGCATAGTGAACGAGGCCTTTGGCATCAACACCGACTCTCTCTACCACGAGATCAAAGACGCCAAGTCAGACATCATTGGAGATGTGGATGCAGGTGCCGAGCTGCTAG GCGAGTTTTCAG TCCGCGATGATTTCTTCG GGATGGGCAAAGAGGTGGAGAACCTGCTGACAGAGAACAAACAGCTCCTAGAGACCAA AAATGCTCTCAACATTGTGAAAAACGACCTCATTGCCAAAGTGGACGAGCTGTCGGGGGAGCAGGAGGTGCTGCGGGAGGAGCTGGAGGCTGTGAGGCAGTCCAAGAACAAGGTGGACGCCAGAGTcaaggagctggaggaagagcTCAAGAG GTTACGAGCAGAGGCTCTCGGTGCATCTCGGGACTCTAAGGACGAAGGAGGAGATGAT TTTTCATCACCCATGCAGGACGGCGACATGACAATGACGCAGCGGCGGCGGTTCACCCGGGTGGAGATGGCCCGAGTGCTGATGGAGAGGAATCAGTACAAAGAGAGACTGATGGAGCTGCAGGAGGCCGTCCGGTGGACAGAAATGATCAG gGCATCCCGAGAGAGTCCTCCAAtccaagagaagaagaagtccaCCATCTGGCAGTT CTTTGCACGCCTCTTCAGCACATCGTCCAGCCCACCGCCTGTCAAGCGGCCGTACTACAGCGTCAACATCCACTACAAGTCTCCCTCGCCGGCCGGTTTCTCCCAGCGACGCAGCCACACCATGTGTCAGATCTCCACCTCTAATCGCACACTGGAGTTCTTCCCTGaaga ACTGGCCAGTAACGGTGTTGCGTCTCTCCTCAGTGACTCGGCACTGTTGGCCCGCCGAGAGCAGCGGCGTGAACAGTACCGGCAGGTCCGCGAGCACATGCGCCGTGATGACGGCATCATGCAGGCCTGTGGCTGGAGCGTGCCGTCTCGCTTAaaacag ACTGGAGGTCAGCCGGACAGCGCTCAGGACAGCCCGCTGAAGAGACAACAG CCCACTAACGAGAAGGAGGACAACCGCATGAAGAATGTGCCCGTCCCGGTGTACTGCcgtcctctggtggagaagGACCCCAACAGGAAG TTGTGGTGTGCGGCTGGGGTGGACCTGACAGGATGGAGAGCCAGCAGCCAGGAGTCGGTACCGGCCAAAGCACCGTCAGGCAGCAGTGACCCCCTGCACGCCGAGGAGGACGGGGCGGGCAGGAAGAGCAGCCACAGCTCCCCAGAGAAGAGGAAG TCGAAGGAGCTCCAGGAAACAGACACGATGAGCAGCCGAGTGTGGATCCTCACCAGCACCCACTCTGCCAGCAAGGTGGTCATCATCGACGCCAACCAGCCAGGCTCACTGGTTGACCAGTTCAACGTCTGCAACGCCCACGTGCTCTGCATCTCCAGCGTGCCAG CGGCCAGTGAGAGCGACTATCCAGCAGGAGAGATCGTGTTGGATCCAGGTGACGGTGGGGCAGGTGGAGGCGACGACACGGGCAGCGTGGAGGGCATGTTGGCTGGTATCACTCTCGTCGGCTGTGCCACCAACTGCAGCGTTGCCCGTAGCAACTGCTCCTCACGTACCGACACGCCCATAATGGACAAAGGACAAG CCCCCACTGCTCCCCCAATGAACGGGAAGATTCACCCTGCCCAGTCGGCTGAGGAGGCCACAGAGGCCACAGAGGTTCCCGAATCGACGGCAGGCCAAACGGAGCTGGGACCTCCGGGACCGTTTACAGAGCACGTCTTCACCGATCCCCAGCCTCGTCCAGCAGACGCCTCTGACAG GAGCACAGGTCAGTCCAAAGAGGAATCTTCTCACCCTACAGACTCAGAGGACGGCGGCGAAGATACCAAGAACTACACCAGCGTGGCCCCCACTATGTGGCTCGGGGCTCAGAACGGCTG GCTCTACGTCCACTCAGCGGTTGGAAACTGGAAGAAGTGTCTCCACTCCATCAAACTCAAAGACTCTGTGCTCAGCCTGGT GCATGTGAAAGGTCGTGTGCTGGTCGCCCTCGCTGACGGGACCCTCGCCATATTCCACAGATCAGAAG ACGGCCAGTGGGATTTGTCTAACTATCACCTAATGGACCTTGGCCGACCTCATCACTCCATCCGCTGCATGGCTGTGGTCCACGATAAAGTCTGGTGCGGCTACAAGAACAAGATCCACGTCATCCAGCCTAAGAGCATGCAGATCGAG AAGTCCTTCGATGCCCATCCCCGCAGGGAGAGTCAGGTGCGGCAGCTGGCGTGGATCGGCGACGGTGTGTGGGTGTCAATCCGGCTAGACTCGACCCTGCGGCTctaccacgcacacacacaccagcacctCCAGGATGTGGACATTGAACCATACGTCAGCAAGATGCTGG GCACCGGCAAGCTGGGCTTCTCTTTTGTGCGTATCACAGCACTTCTGATTGGCGGAAATCGTCTCTGGGTCGGAACCGGAAACGGTGTCATCATCTCCATCCCACTGACAGAGA CGGTGGTCCTTCACCGGGGACAGCTCCTTGGTGTGAGGG CCAACAAGGTGTCTCCTACATCGTCCAGTGGAGTGATTCACGTGTACGGTGACGACGGCTCTGAGAAGAGCACCGGCAGCTTCATCCCCTACTGCTCCATGGCACAGGCCCAGCTCTGCTTCCATGGACACCGTGATGCTGTCAAGTTCTTCGTCTCTGTCCCCG gcaATGTTCTGGCCACCCTGAATGGCAGCGTGCTGGACAGTCCGTCAGAGGGTCAGGGCTCAACAGCTCCACAAGAGACGGAGGCCCAGAGTGTTCATAACGTGTTGGTGCTGAGTGGAGGAGAGGGCTACATTGACTTCCGCATAG GAGATGGAGAGGACGATGAGAcggaggaaggagagagcgcCGTAGCTACGCAAATGAAACCTGCTGTGTGCAAAGCCGAGCGGAGCCACATCATCGTCTGGCAGGTGTCTTACATACCCGAGTGA